The Dethiosulfovibrio peptidovorans DSM 11002 nucleotide sequence TGTCGATATTGCTATAATCGGTCGTATATTGAACGCGTCGTCTTTCAAGGAGGTGTCCTTATTTGAGCGAGATAATGACCATAGAGGAACTGGCTAAATATCTTAAGATCTCCAAATCGAGTATGTATAAACTCTGCCAGGAGGGTAAGGTCCCGGGCCACAAGGTGGGACGACACTGGCGCTTTCAGAGGGAGATCATAGATCGTTGGCTTGCTGAGCAATCGGCGTACCCTCGATTGGGATCGGTGTCCATGAAGGAACTTCGAGCGATAGTGGACAGAGCCATAA carries:
- a CDS encoding helix-turn-helix domain-containing protein gives rise to the protein MSEIMTIEELAKYLKISKSSMYKLCQEGKVPGHKVGRHWRFQREIIDRWLAEQSAYPRLGSVSMKELRAIVDRAISMRDRGDPLEDDILGRIVDDVVGGDER